In the Cellulomonas sp. C5510 genome, CCGGTCACCGGCGACGACCACCGGCCGCGCGGGCGCTCGCCACACCACCGGGCGCCCGGGCGCGAGGACGCCGAGGTCGGCCACCACCTCCCCCACGACGTCGCGGAGGTCCACCGGTCCGGTGCGCAGCGGGGCCTCCGCGTCGAGCCGCGCGAGCAGGGCCAGCTCGTCGACGAGGTGCCGCATCCGCGCGGTCTCCCGCCCGATGCGCTCCATCGCCCGGTCCAGCCCGTCCTCGTCGAGCGCGCCCTGCAGGTACAGGTCCGCCCAGCCGTGGACGCTGGTGAGCGGGGTCCGCAGCTCGTGCGCTGCATCCGCCACGAAGTCCCGCACCCGCTGCTCGGCGACAGCCCGCTGGTCGAGGGCGTCGTCGAGCGCCGTCGCGAGCAGCCGCGTCTCGCTGGGCGCGGCGGGCTCGCGGATCCGCACCGTCCGGTCGCCGTCCGCGATGCGCTCGGCGGACGCGGCCATCCGCCGCAGCGGGCGCAGGCCGGCGCCCGCCGCCCACCAGGCGAGCACCACGCCGACGACGGTCGCGCCGGCGCCCGCGGCCAGCTCGATCCGCGCGAGGGTCGTGACCGTCCGCCGGTCCTCCGAGACGTCGGCGACGAGCACGACCTCGTCCACAGCGGTCTGCGCGTCCCCCTCCGCCACCGTCAGGCCCGGGGTCTGCACGGTGAGCGCCCGGAGCGCGGGACCACCGGGCAACCACCCGGGCCCGTCGCGCAGGGCGTGCGCGTCGGCGACGGCCACCGGCGCGGGGACGGCACCGGACGCGGCGATCGTCTCCACGACCCGGTCCCCCGCGACGAGGTGCACCGCGAGGTCGGCCGTCGAGGCCTCGAGCAGCACCCGCACCCGGTCGTCCCGGACGAGCAGGCCGTCGTCGCCGGCTGCCGCGAGCGCCTGCCGGACCGTCCCCGCCCCGTCACGCAGCCGCTCGTCGGTCCGCGCGAGCAGGGAGGCGCGCAGCGCGACGACGCTGAGCAGCCCCGCGGCCAGGACCGCGAGGACGACCGCACCCGCGACACCCGCCACGACCCGGCCGCGGATGGACCGGGGCAGCCGCGGCCGGGCCATCAGCCGCCGTCCCCCGCCCGCAGGGCGTACCCGAAGCCCCGCACCGTCCGCACCAGCGGCTCCTCGTCCGGCGGGTCCACCTTGCGCCGCAGGCGGGAGACCAGCTTCTCCACCACGGAGGTGTCGCCGCCGTAGTCGTACGCCCACACGCGGTCGAGCAGCTGCGCCTTGGACAGCACGCGCTCCGGGCTCGCGGCGAGCGCGGCGAGCAGCCGGAACTCGGCCGGGGACAGGTCCAGGTCCCGCCCGCCGCGGTGCGCCACCATGCGCGCCGTGTCGACGCGCAGGTCGCGGTAGCGCAGCACCTCGTCCGCCGCCGACGCCCCGTCCGGCACCGCACCCGGCGTCCCCGCCGCCCGGGTGCGCCGGAGCACCGCCTCCAGGCGGGCCACGACCTCGCTGAGGTCGAACGGCTTGGTCACGTAGTCGTCGCCGCCGACCGCCAGCCCCGCCACCCGGTCCGCCACGGCGTCGCGCGAGCTGAGGAGCACCACCGGCGTCCGGTCCCCGGACCGGCGCACGACGCGCAGCATGTCGACGCCGTCCGCGTCGGGCAGCACCACGTCGAGCACCACCACGTCCGGCCGCTGCTCGCGCAGCGCGGTGAGCGCCGCCGCGACCGTGCCGACGGCCGTCACCTCGAAGCCGCAGAACGCGAGACCCGCGGCGAGCAGCTCCCGGATGCCCGGGTCGTCGTCGACGACCAGGACGTGCGGACGGTCGGCAGGCACGGACCGATCCTGCCAGGCCCGGACCGCTCCGGCCGGAACGCGTCCGGACCGGTCGCTGCCCTGCACGCCGCCGATCGGGCGAACCGAGGGTCCGAGAGGCGAGAGGGCGAGCGCGAGCGGCTGTGACCTGCTGGGATGTCGGCATGACGTTCCCTGTGCACCACCTGTCCCGTCCCGCCGGCGTGCTCGCGGGTGCCGCGGCGCTCGTGCTGTCCGTCTCCGCCTGCGGCGTGCTGGGCGGCCCCGACGACGCCCAGCGCGACTCCGCCTCCGGTGAGATCACGGAATCCGCCGAGGCCAGCGTCTTCTCGCTCGAGGTGAAGGACTGCCTCGTCATGCCGTCGGCCGACGAGACGATGGTCGAGTCCCTCCAGGCGCTGCCGTGCGACCAGCCGCACGACGGCCAGATCTACGCCGAGCAGACGCTCACCGAGCTGCCCGAGCAGACCGAGCTGGACGCGATGGCCCAGGAGTTCTGCCTCACGGAGTTCGAGCCGTTCGTCGGCGCGGCGTACGAGAGCTCGGTGCTCGAGGTGACGTTCCTGTACCCGACCGAGGAGAGCTGGGACCAGGGCGACGACGCGCTGCAGTGCGTGGCGCAGCACCCGTCCGAGATGGTGACGCAGTCGTTCGAGGGCTCCGCGCTCTGACGGTGCTCCGCCGGTCGTCCGGCGTCACGGCCGGTCCGGCCGCACCCGCTCCCGTGGCGCGGCGACGGAGTCCCTGCGCACCAGCCGTGCGCGCAGCGCACGCGTGCTGGACCCGGCCGCCCGCCCCTCGATCCGCTGCACGAGCCGCCCGGCGGCTGCCCGCCCGAGCTGCCGCACCGGCTGCTCGACCATCGTCAGCGCGGGCACGGTGACGGTCGCCCACGGGTTGTCGTCGAACCCGACGACGGACAGGTCCTCGGGCACCCGGAGACCGAGGTCCCGGGCAGCGGCCAGCGTGCCGAGCACGGCGTCCGTCTCGGTGGCGAACACCGCCGTCGCGGGGTCGTCCCCGCCCAGCTGGCGCGTGACGAACCGGCGCACGCCCTCGATCGTCTGGCTGCCGGTCATCACCAGCGCCGGGTCGGGGTCGTGGCCGGCCTCGGCGAGGGCGTCGGCCCAGCCCAGCAGGCGGGCCCCGCTCGTCGGGAGGTCCCGGCGGCCGGCGTCGAGCAGCGTCCTCAGGGTCCGCGGTCGGTGCGGGAGCGCCGGCCCCCACGCCAGGGCGACGCGCCGGTGCCCGGCGGACGTGAGGTGCCGGACGGCCTCCGCCGCGATGTCGTGGTTGTCGATCACGACCGCGTCGACGTCGAGGCCCGGGAGCTCCCGGTCGACGGCGACGACGGGGACGCCGCGCTCCACGGCGGCCCGCAGGTGCGCGGGGTCCTCGGCGGCCCCGACCGCGGAGGCGACGATCAGGCCGTCGATCTGCTTCCCGAGCAGGACGCGGACGGCGTCCCGCTCGCGGTCGGCGCTCTCGTCGGTGTTCACCACGATGGTGTCGTAGCCGGCGGAGCGCGCCGCGTCGGCGATGCCCCGGACGACGCCGGCGAAGAAGGGGTTCCCGATGTCGGCGACGACGACGCCGATCGTGTGCGTGACGCCCGTCGCCATCGACCGGGCGAGGGTGTTCGGCTGGTAGCCGAGCGCGGCGGCGGCTTCCCGCACCCGCTCCTGCAGCCCGGCGTGGACGGAGCCGTAGCCGCCGAGCACCCGGGCCGCCGTCGCACGGGCCACACCTGCCGCCTGGGCGACGTCGGTGACCGTGACTCGGGAGGGTGACGCGCCGGACACGCCGGTGAGCCTATCCGACGCGTCACCCCTGATCACGACTCGTGCACCACGGTCCCGCCGGCGACCGTGAGCACCGCTGCCGCCCCGGCGAGCCCGTCGGCGGGCACGCGCAGCAGGTCGCGGTCGAACACCGCGACGTCCGCACGCAGACCGGGTCGCAACGCCCCGGTCCAGCCGTCGAGGCCCATCGCGGCCGCCGCCGTGCCCGTCCAGGAGTCGACGACCTGGGCACGGCTCAGCCCGCGCTCCGGGTGCCAGCCGCCGGCCGGTCCGCCGCCCGGGAACCGCCGCTCGGCGGCCGACAGCATCGCCTCCCCGAGAGACGGGAAGAACAGCGGCAGGTCCGTCCCGGAGGTCAGTCGGGCGCCGGCGGAGAGCAGGCGGGCGTGGTTGCCGAGGCGCTGCTCCCGCTCGGGTCCGAGGATGTCCCGGACCAGGTCCGGGGTGTACCCCTCGATGAGCAGGAGCTGCGTGTACACCTCGCAGAACACGCCCAGCGCGCCGGCCCGCCGGGCGTCCTCGTCGGTGATCAACGAGACGTCGGACAGGGAGAGCAGGTCCGGCAGGGCCATGCCGTCGAGCAGCATCTCCTCGATGACGTCGAGGCAGCGCCCGACGGCACCGTCCCCGTCGGCGTTGAGCGCGAGGTTGTGCCCGGCGGCCACGATCCTCCGGGCCTCGCGCCGGAGAGCGGCGTAGTCCACGGTGGGGTGCTGGCGCGCGGTCCACTCGTCGGCGGGTCCGGCGAGGTCACCGGTGTACTCGTCGAAGGAGCCGTCGGTCATGAGCTTGAACCCGTGGAACCGCAGACGGGGAGACGCGTGCGCGGCACGTGCCCGGTCCCCGAAGGCGAGGTCCGCCGGCGCCTGCACCGGCTGCGAGGCGAAGCTGATCCGCAGGTGCACGTCGCCGGAACGGGTCAGGTCGTCGAGGACGGGGAGCATGCCGAGGTAGTCGTCGAACGCGATCTCCTTGACGGACACCACGCCCTGGGCCGCCATGCGCCGGGCCGTGTCGGTGTAGGTGCGTCGCACCACGCCGGCGTCCCGGGCGAGGGCCGCGTAGAGCGGGGCGAGCGCCTCGTTCGATCCCGGGTCCAGCCCGTCGCCGAGCTCGGCCCGGGCGGCGCGTCCGGCGACCAGCCACTCCCGGCCCGCCCCCAGCACCACCGCGGCGCTGCCGGGGAAGGCCGCGTCGAGCGCGTCGGGCAGACCCGCCCGCGCGGCGTCGCCGAGGACCGCGTCCCGGGCGAGCAGCACCCCGCCGGCCGGTGGTTCCGGCGCGGACCGCAGCGCGTCGACGACCTCGGACGCCGTGGTGCACCCGGAGACGTCCGCACCCGCGTGCTCGAGCATGAGGGCCGTCACGAACGTGTGGTTGTCGTGCAGCCCCGGCACCACGAGCCCGTCACCGGCGTCCACGACGCGGGTGCGGGGGCCGACGTGCTCGTCCCCCGGGCCCCGGCCCGCCGACAGGATGCGGTCGCCCGCGACGGCCACGTGGCCCGGGGACGCCGTCCCCGTCGCCGCGTCGTAGACCGCCTCGGACCGGATGATCAGGTCCACGGCCATCACGCACCCACCAGTCCGACCACGGCGAACCCGGCCGCCGCCACGACGAAGGCGATGGCCTGGTACGGCAGGTTCGTGATCCAGTGCCGGAAGAGGCCCACCTCGGTCGACGAAGCCGTGAGCAGGCCGACGTCGGAGGAGATCGATGCCGTCAGCCCCCAGGTGCCGGCGCTCAGCAGCGCGGCCACGGTGGCCCACAGGTTGGCGCCGGTCTGCTCGCAGAGCGGGACGAGCACCGGGATGAGCAGGATGTACAGGCTCCAGTTCAGCGTGACCAGGAGCTCGGTCACGCCGAACACGAGGAACACCGCGAGCGGCAGCCAGGCCGGGGCGACGACGCCCGACACGTGCTGGATGACGAACCC is a window encoding:
- a CDS encoding cell wall metabolism sensor histidine kinase WalK, coding for MARPRLPRSIRGRVVAGVAGAVVLAVLAAGLLSVVALRASLLARTDERLRDGAGTVRQALAAAGDDGLLVRDDRVRVLLEASTADLAVHLVAGDRVVETIAASGAVPAPVAVADAHALRDGPGWLPGGPALRALTVQTPGLTVAEGDAQTAVDEVVLVADVSEDRRTVTTLARIELAAGAGATVVGVVLAWWAAGAGLRPLRRMAASAERIADGDRTVRIREPAAPSETRLLATALDDALDQRAVAEQRVRDFVADAAHELRTPLTSVHGWADLYLQGALDEDGLDRAMERIGRETARMRHLVDELALLARLDAEAPLRTGPVDLRDVVGEVVADLGVLAPGRPVVWRAPARPVVVAGDRDRLVQVVQNLVGNVLRHTPATACLTVTLAAPGPTARLVVHDDGPGVPPELVSRAFDRFVRSRGTPGTDPEDAAGGPRREGSGLGLAIVAALVRAHGGTVGLDSVPGEGTTVTVELPLLR
- a CDS encoding response regulator transcription factor, which translates into the protein MPADRPHVLVVDDDPGIRELLAAGLAFCGFEVTAVGTVAAALTALREQRPDVVVLDVVLPDADGVDMLRVVRRSGDRTPVVLLSSRDAVADRVAGLAVGGDDYVTKPFDLSEVVARLEAVLRRTRAAGTPGAVPDGASAADEVLRYRDLRVDTARMVAHRGGRDLDLSPAEFRLLAALAASPERVLSKAQLLDRVWAYDYGGDTSVVEKLVSRLRRKVDPPDEEPLVRTVRGFGYALRAGDGG
- a CDS encoding septum formation family protein; translated protein: MTFPVHHLSRPAGVLAGAAALVLSVSACGVLGGPDDAQRDSASGEITESAEASVFSLEVKDCLVMPSADETMVESLQALPCDQPHDGQIYAEQTLTELPEQTELDAMAQEFCLTEFEPFVGAAYESSVLEVTFLYPTEESWDQGDDALQCVAQHPSEMVTQSFEGSAL
- a CDS encoding LacI family DNA-binding transcriptional regulator, with translation MSGASPSRVTVTDVAQAAGVARATAARVLGGYGSVHAGLQERVREAAAALGYQPNTLARSMATGVTHTIGVVVADIGNPFFAGVVRGIADAARSAGYDTIVVNTDESADRERDAVRVLLGKQIDGLIVASAVGAAEDPAHLRAAVERGVPVVAVDRELPGLDVDAVVIDNHDIAAEAVRHLTSAGHRRVALAWGPALPHRPRTLRTLLDAGRRDLPTSGARLLGWADALAEAGHDPDPALVMTGSQTIEGVRRFVTRQLGGDDPATAVFATETDAVLGTLAAARDLGLRVPEDLSVVGFDDNPWATVTVPALTMVEQPVRQLGRAAAGRLVQRIEGRAAGSSTRALRARLVRRDSVAAPRERVRPDRP
- a CDS encoding amidohydrolase family protein; the encoded protein is MAVDLIIRSEAVYDAATGTASPGHVAVAGDRILSAGRGPGDEHVGPRTRVVDAGDGLVVPGLHDNHTFVTALMLEHAGADVSGCTTASEVVDALRSAPEPPAGGVLLARDAVLGDAARAGLPDALDAAFPGSAAVVLGAGREWLVAGRAARAELGDGLDPGSNEALAPLYAALARDAGVVRRTYTDTARRMAAQGVVSVKEIAFDDYLGMLPVLDDLTRSGDVHLRISFASQPVQAPADLAFGDRARAAHASPRLRFHGFKLMTDGSFDEYTGDLAGPADEWTARQHPTVDYAALRREARRIVAAGHNLALNADGDGAVGRCLDVIEEMLLDGMALPDLLSLSDVSLITDEDARRAGALGVFCEVYTQLLLIEGYTPDLVRDILGPEREQRLGNHARLLSAGARLTSGTDLPLFFPSLGEAMLSAAERRFPGGGPAGGWHPERGLSRAQVVDSWTGTAAAAMGLDGWTGALRPGLRADVAVFDRDLLRVPADGLAGAAAVLTVAGGTVVHES